The Leptospiraceae bacterium genome includes the window ATTTTAATTATGAAGTTTCAAGAAGTCTCATGGCTTGCGAAGGAGTTTTATTGATTGTAGATGCAAGCCAAGGTGTAGAAGCTCAAACTCTTGCCAATCTCTATTTGGCAATGGAGGCAAATTTACACATTATTCCTATTATAAACAAGATTGATCTGCCGAGTGCCGATATACCAAGGTGTTTGAAGTTAATAGAGAACACGCTCGGTCTCGATTCAACAGAAACGGTTGCGATTTCTGCAAAGACTGGACTTGGTGTCCAAGATGTTCTTGAAGCAATTGTAAAATATATTCCTCCACCAACAGGGGATGATAACGCTCCTCTGAAAGCCTTGGTCTATGATTCTTATTTTGATGCGTACATGGGAGTTGTGGCAAAGGTTCGTATTTTTGAGGGAGTCGTAAAAAAGGGAGATCGGATTCTATTCATGTCAAATGGAAAAAATTTCACAGTGACAGAAATCGGAATCAACCAGTTAAGACTAATTTCAAAAGATACGTTATACGCCGGTGATGTAGGGTATATTGTTGCTGGAATAAAAAATGTAGCTGATGCAAGAACAGGAGACACGATTACTTTACTCGACAAACCTACAAAAGAGCCTGTTCACGGGTATAGAGATGCTAAACCAATGGTGTTCTCCGGGCTATTTCCGATTTATGGAGAACAGTTTGAGGAATTTGTAGAGGCTATAGAAAAGTTAAAATTAAACGATGCAGCGCTTATCTATGAAAAGGAAAGCTCAAACGCTCTTGGTTTTGGTTTTAGAGTAGGGTATCTCGGACTTCTCCACATGGAAATAGTCCAAGAAAGACTCGAAAGAGAATTTAACTTGTCTCTTATTACCACAGCTCCTTCTGTAAAGTACAGGATTACAAGTACGAAGGGAGAGACTTATGAAATAGACAATCCTTCTAAATTTCCTGATCCACAAACTATTGAAATCATGGAAGAGCCTTATGTAAAAGCTACAATCCTTACTCCAAATGAATACGTCGGAAACATAATGAGTCTTGTAATCGAAAAAAGAGGTGTTCATCAAAACTCAGTCTATTTAGATTCTGATAAGGTACAATTGGTTTATGAGATTCCTCTGGCAGAATTGATATTTGAATTTTATGACAAATTAAAGTCTTATTCCAAAGGTTATGCCTCCTTAGATTA containing:
- the lepA gene encoding elongation factor 4, whose protein sequence is MSERLKYIRNFSIIAHIDHGKSTLADRLLEYGALTDDRTKKNQILDSMDIERERGITIKASNASFDYKSKDGNIYHFNLIDTPGHVDFNYEVSRSLMACEGVLLIVDASQGVEAQTLANLYLAMEANLHIIPIINKIDLPSADIPRCLKLIENTLGLDSTETVAISAKTGLGVQDVLEAIVKYIPPPTGDDNAPLKALVYDSYFDAYMGVVAKVRIFEGVVKKGDRILFMSNGKNFTVTEIGINQLRLISKDTLYAGDVGYIVAGIKNVADARTGDTITLLDKPTKEPVHGYRDAKPMVFSGLFPIYGEQFEEFVEAIEKLKLNDAALIYEKESSNALGFGFRVGYLGLLHMEIVQERLEREFNLSLITTAPSVKYRITSTKGETYEIDNPSKFPDPQTIEIMEEPYVKATILTPNEYVGNIMSLVIEKRGVHQNSVYLDSDKVQLVYEIPLAELIFEFYDKLKSYSKGYASLDYEPIGYMQSKLVKLDIMVNGEVVDALSTIVHKTRAEQRGRAIIEKLKELIPRQQFVIAIQAAIGSKIIGRENVAAVRKNVTAKCYGGDITRKKKLLEKQKEGKKRMKQFGSVEIPQEAFLAVLKTD